One Nitrosomonas sp. PY1 DNA window includes the following coding sequences:
- a CDS encoding deoxyguanosinetriphosphate triphosphohydrolase: MSNPEYAVSVHNSRGRIITESVPEGRSEFQRDRDRIIHSAAFRRLEYKTQVFVNHEGDLFRTRLTHSLEVAQIGRSIARNLELNEDLVEAITLAHDLGHTPFGHAGQDALNDCMRAYGGFEHNLQSLRVVDVLEERYAAFDGLNLCYETREGILKRASKSNAQKLGMLGERLLKGERPSMEAQLANFSDEIAYNNHDVDDGLRSGLITLEQLKEVAIFSRHLNQVKDRYPNLAERRMIYETVRSMVNTLVNDLIQQSRYNIQSAGIATLEDVRTAPLLIGFSPTVDKEQKELKKFLFNQLYRHFLVVRMNKRAQHTIEQLFTAFSHEIRMLPTKYQKKFEREGHQAIADYIAGMTDRYAIKEYQRLFNIAET, from the coding sequence ATGAGTAATCCTGAGTATGCGGTATCTGTGCATAACTCAAGAGGACGCATCATTACTGAATCTGTCCCGGAGGGACGTAGTGAGTTTCAGCGAGACCGTGATCGAATCATTCATTCTGCGGCATTCCGTCGGTTGGAATATAAGACACAAGTTTTTGTTAATCATGAAGGTGATTTATTTCGAACTCGTTTGACGCATAGCCTTGAAGTGGCGCAAATCGGGCGCTCTATTGCGAGAAATCTCGAATTGAATGAGGATTTGGTCGAGGCTATTACGCTTGCACATGATCTTGGTCATACGCCTTTCGGGCATGCAGGACAAGATGCATTAAACGACTGTATGCGCGCCTACGGTGGTTTTGAGCATAACTTACAATCGCTGCGTGTCGTCGATGTGCTCGAAGAGCGTTACGCTGCCTTTGATGGCTTAAATCTTTGCTATGAAACTCGGGAAGGTATCTTGAAACGTGCTTCCAAGAGTAATGCGCAGAAATTAGGCATGCTCGGCGAGCGTTTGTTAAAAGGCGAGCGACCATCTATGGAAGCGCAATTAGCTAATTTTTCAGATGAGATCGCCTATAATAATCATGATGTTGATGATGGATTGCGCTCTGGATTGATTACTTTGGAGCAACTGAAAGAAGTCGCGATTTTTTCTCGCCATCTCAATCAAGTCAAGGATCGTTATCCCAATCTGGCAGAACGTCGTATGATCTACGAAACCGTTCGCAGCATGGTTAACACTTTAGTCAATGATCTTATTCAGCAAAGTCGGTATAACATTCAATCTGCAGGAATCGCTACACTTGAGGATGTGCGCACCGCACCTCTTTTAATTGGTTTTAGCCCGACTGTGGATAAAGAACAAAAAGAATTAAAGAAATTTTTATTCAATCAACTATATCGACACTTTCTAGTCGTGCGTATGAATAAGCGCGCACAGCATACGATTGAACAGCTATTTACCGCGTTTAGTCATGAAATCAGAATGCTTCCTACTAAATATCAGAAAAAATTCGAGCGGGAAGGGCATCAGGCAATTGCCGATTATATTGCCGGAATGACTGACCGATACGCGATTAAGGAATATCAGCGATTGTTTAATATCGCTGAAACTTAA
- the hemE gene encoding uroporphyrinogen decarboxylase, with translation MLMNDTFLRALLKKPVEYTPIWMMRQAGRYLPEYNETRARAGDFLTLCKTPAFATEVTLQPLERFPLDAAILFSDILTIPDAMGLGLYFAQGEGPMFERPLRSEQEIRALSPPDINKQLRYVMDAVSEIRRALNNRVPLIGFSGSPFTLACYMVEGRGGTEFREIKTMLYERPELLHHILEVNAKTVTAYLNAQIDSGAQAVMIFDTWGGALAHSAYQEFSLRYMQHIIAGLKREKDGVRIPSIVFTKGGGLWLEAIAAIGCDAVGLDWSIDIGSARKRVGNKVALQGNLDPSVLFSSPEVIKREVEKILSSYGNGSGHVFNLGHGISQFTPPEHAAELVNAVHSFSRKFHMTEE, from the coding sequence ATGCTGATGAATGACACATTTCTGCGCGCATTATTAAAAAAGCCGGTTGAATATACGCCTATCTGGATGATGCGGCAGGCTGGTCGATATTTGCCGGAATATAATGAAACGCGAGCACGTGCTGGTGATTTTCTTACTTTATGCAAAACTCCTGCATTTGCTACGGAAGTAACTTTGCAGCCATTAGAGCGATTTCCACTGGATGCTGCGATACTATTTTCGGATATCTTGACGATTCCCGATGCCATGGGGCTAGGATTATATTTTGCGCAAGGTGAAGGTCCGATGTTTGAGCGACCTTTACGTAGTGAGCAAGAAATTAGGGCATTAAGTCCTCCGGACATAAATAAGCAGTTGCGCTATGTCATGGATGCCGTATCGGAAATACGCCGAGCATTGAATAATAGAGTGCCTCTGATTGGTTTTTCTGGAAGCCCGTTTACATTGGCATGCTATATGGTGGAAGGGCGTGGTGGTACTGAATTCCGAGAGATAAAAACCATGTTATATGAGCGCCCGGAATTGCTGCATCATATCTTGGAAGTAAATGCTAAAACCGTAACAGCGTACCTTAATGCGCAAATTGATTCCGGTGCACAAGCTGTAATGATTTTTGATACTTGGGGGGGAGCACTCGCACATTCGGCCTACCAAGAGTTTTCATTACGCTATATGCAACACATCATTGCAGGACTGAAGCGTGAGAAGGATGGTGTGCGAATTCCTAGTATTGTGTTCACAAAAGGTGGTGGACTTTGGTTAGAAGCGATTGCTGCTATCGGGTGCGATGCGGTCGGTTTGGATTGGTCAATCGACATTGGCTCGGCGCGTAAGCGCGTGGGGAATAAAGTAGCGTTGCAGGGAAACCTGGATCCATCAGTGCTTTTCTCTTCACCAGAAGTTATCAAACGGGAAGTGGAGAAGATTCTCTCAAGCTATGGAAACGGAAGCGGCCATGTATTCAATTTGGGACACGGAATCTCTCAATTTACTCCACCGGAGCATGCTGCAGAACTGGTGAATGCAGTCCATTCGTTCAGTCGTAAATTTCATATGACAGAAGAATAG
- a CDS encoding response regulator transcription factor gives MHILIIEDDLAIAANLYDFLESRGHSVDAAVNGTAGLHLAVTQRFDAILLDLGLPGMNGITLCRKLRQESQIDTPILMLTARDTLEDKLIGFEQGADDYMIKPFALKEVEARLLAMHKRHAGKVANRILEVGELFFDPKTVSIRFENKNVKLPPKCIRLLALMMSEPGRVFSREELEQEAWEESQETSDTLRSHMHILRRALTKAGGYDPIETVHGLGYCLTLREQQLRD, from the coding sequence ATGCATATTTTGATTATCGAAGATGATTTAGCTATTGCAGCCAATTTGTATGATTTTCTTGAGTCGCGTGGCCATAGCGTTGATGCGGCTGTAAATGGGACGGCGGGGCTTCATCTGGCAGTAACGCAACGGTTTGATGCAATACTGCTGGATTTAGGATTGCCAGGAATGAACGGAATCACTTTATGCCGGAAGTTACGTCAAGAATCACAAATTGATACGCCAATTTTGATGTTAACAGCGCGCGATACCTTGGAAGATAAGCTTATTGGCTTCGAACAAGGAGCTGACGATTATATGATCAAACCATTTGCCTTGAAGGAAGTGGAAGCGCGATTATTGGCAATGCACAAGCGACATGCCGGTAAGGTGGCTAACCGGATTCTGGAAGTCGGAGAGTTGTTTTTTGACCCCAAAACTGTGTCTATTCGCTTTGAAAACAAAAACGTTAAACTTCCACCGAAATGTATTCGTTTACTGGCACTAATGATGAGTGAGCCGGGTAGAGTATTTAGCCGCGAAGAACTTGAACAAGAAGCGTGGGAAGAATCGCAAGAGACGAGCGATACTTTACGTAGTCACATGCATATTTTAAGGCGCGCCCTGACCAAAGCAGGCGGTTATGACCCGATTGAAACAGTGCATGGTTTGG